In Hydractinia symbiolongicarpus strain clone_291-10 chromosome 13, HSymV2.1, whole genome shotgun sequence, a single genomic region encodes these proteins:
- the LOC130622986 gene encoding T-complex protein 1 subunit zeta-like yields MLEVDHFISTIFVYEVGKTGHAFKLLCQQIISWTFPEDNSLLWAKSAKFGRKRTLTSLVKMSAVKLINPKAEVARAAQALQLNINAAKGLQEVLKTNLGPKGTMKMLVSGAGDIKLTKDGNVLLHEMQIQHPTASMIAKVATAQDDITGDGTTSNVLIIGELLKQADRYVSEGLHPRLATEGFEMAKKKALEVLEEVKVENKMDRDTLVNVARTSLRTKTPKELADHLTEIVVDAVLGVKRDGEPIDLHMVEVMEMTHKTDSETKLVRGIVMDHGARHPDMKKKVDDAYILTCNVSLEYEKSEVNAGFFYKSADEREKLVQAERQFTDDRVRQVIAFKKKLCEGTDKGFVIINQKGIDPISLDMLAKAGIVALRRAKRRNMERLPLAFGGYAVNSFDELTEDCLGKAGTVYEHVLGDNKYTFVEDTENPKSVTILVKGPNKHTITMIKDAVRDGLRAVKNAIEDGCVVPGAGAFEVAAHHSLSAFKETVSTRARLGVQAFADALLVIPKALASNSGYDPQEATVKLQAEYGKSKLPVGIDLNTGEPMNPATAGVWDNYRVKRQLINSCTVIAGNLLLVDEVMKAGMSSLKG; encoded by the exons ATGCTTGAAGTTGATCATTTCATATCCACCATCTTTGTTTACGAAGTTGGGAAAACAGGCCATGCTTTTAAGTTGCTGTGTCAGCAAATAATCTCGTGGACCTTTCCAGAAGACAACAGCTTGTTGTGGGCGAAATCGGCAAAATTTGGAAGGAAAAGAACTCTAACCAGCCTAGTCAAAATGTCTGCAGTCAAATTGATTAATCCCAAAGCTGAAGTAGCAAGAGCTGCCCAAGCACTTCAGCTAAATATCAATGCCGCTAAGGGTCTACAGGAGGTTCTCAAAACAAATCTTGGTCCAAAAGGAACAATGAAAAT GCTGGTATCTGGTGCTGGAGATATTAAATTGACAAAAGATGGAAATGTATTACTCCATGAAATG CAAATTCAACATCCAACTGCATCAATGATAGCCAAAGTTGCCACAGCACAG GATGACATTACTGGTGATGGAACAACATCAAATGTACTTATCATTGGTGAACTATTAAAACAGGCAGATCGATACGTGTCGGAAGGATTGCATCCCAGACTTGCTACTGAAGGTTTTGAAATGGCAAAGAAGAAAGCTTTAGAG GTCCTTGAAGAGGTTAAAGTGGAAAATAAAATGGACAGAGACACCCTGGTTAATGTCGCTCGTACCTCACTTCGCACTAAAACACCAAAAGAATTAGCTGATCATTTAACAGAG ATTGTTGTTGATGCTGTTCTTGGAGTTAAACGTGATGGTGAACCCATTGACCTTCATATGGTCGAAGTGATGGAAATGACACATAAGACAGACTCAGAAACTaa GTTGGTTCGTGGTATTGTAATGGATCATGGTGCAAGGCATCCAGACATGAAAAAGAAAGTTGACGATGCCTACATACTCACCTGTAATGTTTCCTTAGAATACGAAAAAAG CGAAGTCAATGCAGGATTCTTCTACAAATCAGCAGACGAGCGTGAAAAGTTGGTCCAGGCCGAAAGACAATTTACAGATGACCGTGTTCGTCAGGTTATCGCCTTTAAAAAGAAACTCTGTGAGGGGACTGACAAGGGGTTCGTTATTATAAACCAGAAG GGTATCGATCCCATCTCATTGGACATGTTAGCAAAGGCTGGAATAGTTGCTTTGAGAAGAGCAAAAAGACGAAACATGGAGAG attaCCACTTGCATTTGGTGGTTATGCAGTGAACTCATTTGACGAACTCACTGAAGATTGTCTTGGGAAAGCTGGCACAGTATACGAACACGTGTTAGGAGACAACAAATACACCTTTGTTGAAGATACTGAAAATCCCAAATCAGTGACCATTTTAGTGAAAGGTCCCAATAAACATACCATAACTATGATTAAAGATGCAGTGCGGGATGGTTTGAGAGCAGTGAAAAATGCAATTGAGGACG GGTGTGTTGTGCCAGGTGCTGGAGCATTTGAAGTAGCAGCGCACCATAGTTTATCAGCTTTCAAAGAAACTGTGTCAACGAGAGCAAGGCTAGGTGTACAG GCCTTTGCTGATGCTCTCCTCGTCATTCCAAAAGCGTTAGCCTCGAATTCAGGTTATGATCCGCAGGAGGCTACAGTCAAACTACAAGCTGAGTACGGCAAATCGAAATTACCTGTAGGAATCGACCTTAACACAGGTGAACCCATGAATCCGGCAACCGCTGGTGTGTGGGACAACTATCGCGTTAAAAGACAGCTTATAAATTCGTG CACGGTCATCGCTGGAAATTTGCTGCTTGTCGATGAAGTTATGAAAGCTGGAATGTCTTCACTGAAAGGTTGA